GCTCCTGAGCGCGCTCCCGCCCCAGCACCTCGATCGACTCGAACAGCGGAAGGCCCACGGTGCGACCCGTGACGGCGACCCTGATCGGCGCCTGGGTCTTGCTGAGCTTGAGCCCGCCGAGGGCGGCGCCGACGTCCTCGAGCGCCTCCTTCAGCGACTCGGGGTCCCAGCTGACCGACTCGAGCTTGGCCAGATAGCCCTCGATGACCTCCGGGGCGTTCGCCTTCATCGCCTTGTCCCACGAGGCCTGGTCGAAGGCCGGCTCCTCGAGGAAGAGGAAGTCGACGTTCTGCCTGATCTCCGACAGCACCGAGACACGGGTCTGGGCGAGCACGGCGACCTTGCTGAACAGCTCGGCGTCCCACGACGGGTCAAGGTACGGCAGGCAGCGCTCCTCGAAGGTCTCGAGGGGCAGCGCGCGAATGTACTCGCCGTTGAAGGCGCGCAGCTTCTTCTCGTCGAAGAAGGCGCTGGCGGAGTTGACGTCCTCCAGGCGGAACCTCGGGACCATCTCCGACCACGGCATGATCTCGCGGTCTTCACCCGTGCCCCAGCCGAGCAGCATGAGGTAGTTGACCATCGCCTCGGCGAGGTAGCCCTCTTCGCGGTAGGACTCGAGGGCCACCTTGTCGCGGCGCTTGGACAGCTTCTTGCGCTGCTCGTTGACGATCACCGGCAGGTGCGCCCACACCGGCGGCTTGGCGCCGAGCGCGGGCCACAGCAGCATCTGCTTGGCCGCGTTGCCCAGGTGCTCCTCGCCGCGCACGACGTGGGTGATGTTCTGGGTGATGTCGTCGACGGCGTTGGCGACCACGTAGAGCGGCGAGCCGTCGGTGCGCGCGACGACGAAGTCCTCCTGCGCGTTGTTGGGGAACTCCACGCGGCCGCGGATGACGTCGTCGACCACCGTGACGCCCTCGTCGGGGGTGCGGAAGCGCACCGCGCCCGCGGTGAGCCCCCGCTCCCGGCAGTGGCCGTCGTAGCCCTTGTGCTCGGAGCCGGTGCGCGCGACCAGGTCGTCGCGGGTGCAGTCGCAGTAATAGGCCATGCCCTTGGCCAGGAGGAGTTCGACCGCCTCGCGGTGCTGGGGCTCGAAGGCCGACTGGAAGTAGGGGCCCTCGAAGACCGGGTTGGTGCCGTTGATGCCGATCCAGTCGAGCGCCGAGATGATGCCCTCGGTCCACTCGGGGCGGTTGCGGGTGGCATCGGTGTCCTCGATGCGCAGCACGAACCTGCCGCCGGACTGCTCGGCCAGCGCCCAGTTGAACAGGGCCGTGCGGGCGCCGCCGACATGGAACATGCCAGTGGGAGACGGGGCGAAGCGCACCCGTACTTCTTCAGTCACCTGCTTGATTGTTCCCTCACCCTCCTCATTCGCTGCGCGGCCGGCCTGCTTCGCGGCGCCGCCCACTCCGCTCACTGCGTCGGGCTCAGTCACGGGAGACCACCTTGTTCGTCAGGGTGCCGATGCCTTCGATGCCGACGCTGACCTCGTCACCGATCTCCAGCGGGCCCACGCCCGCGGGGGTGCCGGTCAGGATGACATCGCCGGGAATCAGCGTCATGACCGCGCTGACGTAGGCGACCAGCGCGGGGATGTCGTTGATGAGCTGCGAGGTGCGGCCGCTCTGCCTGATCTCGCCGTTGACCGTGGTGGTCAGCGCCAGGTCGGAGGCGTCGAGGTCGGTCTGGATCCACGGCCCGATCGGGCAGAAGGTGTCGAACCCCTTGGCCCTGGTGAACTGCACGTCCTTCTTCTGCAGGTCGCGCGCGGTGACGTCGTTGGCGCAGGTGTAGCCGAAGATGACGTCCTTGGCCCGTTCGGCGGGCACCTCCCGGCAGAGCCTGCCGATCACCAGGGCCAGCTCGCCCTCGAAGTCGACGCGCTGCGACTGGGAGGTGGGATAGGCGATGGCGTCGCCGTGGCCGATCACCGAGGTCGACGGCTTCATGAAGATGAGCGGCTCTTCGGGAACCTCGTTGCCGAGCTCCTTGGCGTGCTCGGCGTAGTTCCGGCCGATGGCGATGACCTTGCTGGGCAGCATCGGCGCCAGCAGCCGCACCTCGGCCAGCGGGTAGCGCTCACCGGTGAACTGGATCTGGTTGAACGGATGCCCGGCGATCGTCGAGACGACATCGCCCTCGACCACGCCGAAGACAACCTCGTCGCCTGTGGAGAACCTCGCTATACGCACATGACAAGGCTAGTGCCGTCCACCTGGTGCCTCGTCGGGTCTAATAATCCTCAAAACCCGCTTTAAACCCTGAATGGCACTGAACCCCCTGGTAACAGGATGAAGTGAGTCGATATTCGACACCGGGGGTGACTGATCGTGGCAGACACGATGGCCAGAGATAGTGGCACGGCGACGCCGGCCGTACCGAGGGCACGGACGCAGGGCGGCAGCTCGCTCATCACCGAGCAGGGCAGGACGACCATCGCCGACGGCGTCGTCGCGAAGATCGCAGGACTGGCCGCGCGCGAGGTCTCCGGCGTGTACAACATGGGCGGTGGCACCGCACGGGCCCTGGGCGCCGTGCGTGGCATGGTCGGCGCCGACAAGAGCGTGAGCCAGGGCGTGTCGGTGGAGGTGGGCGAGCGGCAGGCCGCCGTCGACCTCGACCTCGTCGTGGAGTACGGCGCGGCCATCCCCGACCTGGCCGGCGCGGTCCGCAGGAACGTGATCTCGGCGATCGAGCGGATGACCGGCCTCGAAGTGACCGAGGTGAATGTCACCGTCAACGACGTGCATCTGCCTGAGACGCCCAAGACCGAAGAGACGCAGCCCGAAAGGGAGCCACGAGTCCAATGACAGGAGACGGGCTGGCCCACGCCATCGCGGAACGGGTGCGGAGCTGCCTGGGAGTGGCGGATCTGTCGGGCGGCCCGTTCGGGACCGTGGCGACGTACCTGCCGGGCGAGCGGCTCAAGGGCGTGGCCGTTCGCGACGATGAGGTGGCGATCGCCATCGTCGCGCGCGCCGGCCGTCCACTGCTCGACACCGCCGACGAGGTGCGCAGGGCCGTCGTCCCGCTGGCGGACGGTCGCCTGGTGAACGTGTCGATCGAAGATCTGGAGGACTCATGAACACCATCCCCGTGCTGCCGATCATCGGCATGACGGTCGGCATCATCCTGGGCCTGGCCGGCGCCTTCGGCGGGCTGGGCGCGTTCCTGCTGGTCCTCGTGCTCGGCGCGCTCGGGCTGCTGGTCGGACGCATCGCGGAGGGCGGCGAGATCGACTTGTCCAACCTCACAGCGAGGCGACGATGACCGCTCCGATCCACGGCGTGGTCATCCCCGCCCAGCGGATGCCCGCCGAGCAGCGGGGGCGTACTCGCATCGAGGACAGGGTCGTCTCCAGCATCGCGCTGCAGGCGGCCAACGAGGTGGAGCAGGTACGCGAGGTGCTGCACCGCCGCTCCCCCGCGGCCAGGATCGACGGCGACCTGACGACGATCAGAGTGGACGTGGCGCTCGACTATCCCGCGCCGGTCCGCACGATCGCCTCGGAGATCAGAAGCCACGTGGCGCGCAGGGTGCTGGAGCTGACCGGCCTCGAGGTCTCCCAGGTCGACGTGCGCGTGACGAGCCTCGAGGTGAGGTCATGACCACGCACGCGGCACCGGAGCAGCAGACCTCGCCGCAGCAGACGCCCACGGCGGAGGCCCCGGTCGTCGCGCCGGCCGATCCGGCCGCCGACAGGGCCGCGCGACGGGCGTTCAAACCGCGCAGGATGATCGCATCCTCCGTGGCGGCGCTGGTCCTGATCGGGATCGGCTTCGTGGCCGCCGTCGAGATCATCTCGACGCTCGTGAACCGGCCGGTCGGCTGGCTGCCCAGAGACGCGGCGCTGTCGTGGGGCTCGGCGAGCCCGTGGAGCAGCCCGCAGGTCCTGGCGGGAGCGGTCGTGCTCGTCCTGGTCGGGCTCGGGCTGCTGGCGCTGGCCATGCGGGCCGGCCGTCCGCACGTGGTGCCGGTGCGCACCGGCGATCCCGACCTGATCATCGGGCTGCGCCCGAAGGGGTTCGCCTCGGCGCTGGCCCGCGCGGCGGAGGACGTGCCGGGAGTCCACTCCGCCAAGGCCACCGTGAGCAGCGGCAGGGTGGCCGTGACGGCCTTCGCCTCCGGGTGGGACGACGCCAGACTGACCGAGGCCGTACGGCACGCCGTGCTCGTGCGGCTCGGCACGCTCGAGCCCATCGACACCTACAAGGTGTCGGTCACGATGAAGGAGCGGCGATGAGGACCGGCAGGGCCAATCGCCTCGGGCTGGCGATCCTCGGCCTGGTGTGCCTCGTGGCCGGTGGGCTGGTGCTGGCCAGGGGGCTGCGCGCGTTCCCGCAGAACTGGGCCCCCGCGGACGAGCCGCTGGTCAACGGCCCGGTCCAGGAGTTCTTCACCCGGTTCTCCCCGTGGGTCTGGTGGGCGCTCGCCGCGCTCGCGGTGATCCTCGCGTTGATCGGCCTGCGGTGGCTGGTGGCGCAGAGCCGCCACGAGACCATGGGCGAGGTCAGGGTGGAGGGCGGGCCCGAAGGGCAGACGACCGTCACCTCGGCGGCCGTGGCCAAGGCGGCCGCCGCCGAGCTGACCGCGGTGCCGTCCGTGACGTCGGCGACCGCGACGCTCGCGGGCGACCACGACCACCCCAAGGTACGGCTGCGCCTGGCGGCCGACGACCGGATGCCGATGAGCGCGCTGCGGCAGGAGTTGTCGACGGTGACCGTGCCGCACATGAAGCTGGCGCTCGGCGCCGACCGGCTGCCGGTGATCGCCAAGGTCAGCCTGGAACGGGCGGCGCCGCCCAGACGGGCGGTGAGATGAAGAAGCGGGGCCCCGCGAAGGGACCCCGCTTCATCGTTGGTTACAGCGGAACAACCTGCTCAGCCTGCAGGCCCTTCGGCCCACGGGTGGTCTCGAACGAGACCCGCTGGTTCTCCTCGAGCGAGCGGTAGCCGTTGGTGGTGATGGCCGAGTAGTGCACGAACACGTCCGCGCTGCCGTCGTCGGGTGCGATGAACCCGAAGCCCTTCTCGGCGTTGAACCACTTCACGGTGCCTTCAGACAACTGCTTCTCCTTCTGATGAGCCCCGCTACTTCAGCAGGGCTGCGTTGCGGACCCTACCCCGCAATCGGCTCCTCAGACGAGCGAAGTGCGAAGCCGAGCGCCAACAGCGGGCAAAAAAATCGGCATCATCGGCGGCATGGAGCTCATCACGGCCGATCTTCCCATTCCGGGCGACGGCCGGCCACGTACGGCCTGCGTGGCCGAGGGGTACGACGCCGACCTGATCATCCTCGACGCCGGCCCGCTCGCCGACATCACGGTCGTGGCCGATCCCGATCACGTGACGGGTGTGTGGAAGGCTGGCAGGAGGGTGAAGGGAGACTGACATGTCCGTGGTGAAGATCAACGCGCTGACCGTGCCCGCCGAGATGCGTGAGGAGCTGGAGCGGCGTTTCTCCAGCAGGGCGGGGATGGTGGAGTCGTCCGACGGCTTCGAGTGGTTCGAGTTGCTGCGCCCCGTCGAGGGCACCGACACCTACCTCGTCTACACCCGTTGGCGCAGCGAGGAGGACTTCCAGGCCTGGCAGTCCAGCAGGGCCTTCCAGGCTGGCCACGCCCAGGCCGCGGGAGAGCGGCCTGGGCCGGGACAGGGTCACGGCCACGGCCAGGGCCCGGCCGCCTCGGGGGCCGAGTTGTGGTCCTTCGAGGTCGTCCAGAGCACCGGGCCGAAGGCCTAGTGGTCGAGCGGGTTCGCCGCCACCCGCTCGGCGAACCCGCTCGACACGAACCGCGCCGCCAGGCTGCCGGGCTTGCGCTTGGCCTGGCTCTCGAAGCAGGCGACGAACTCCTCGGCCAGACCGAGGCGCGGGTAGCGGCCGAGCACCTCCTCGCGCACGTCGCCGGGGATCGCGTCGGTGCCGCGCCCCGAGACGTCCATGCCCGTGGACAGCTCCAGCAGATGCCCCTCGGGATCGTCGCGCACGTCGACCTCGTCCCACATGTGGCGCACGATCACCTCGGCGGCGCGTCGCCTGCGCTCGACCGGCCAGCCCGCACCCGCGCCGAACACCCATGCCACGTGCCCGCCTGCCTCCTCGAACGGGAGGGTGTGGTTGTCGAAGGCCTCGGCCAGGCCGAGATCGTGCAGCATCGCCGACACGTAGAGCAGCTCGGCGTCGAAGTGGATGCCTCTTCTGCGCGCGTAGTGGGCGGCCCACAGATAGGCCCGAACGGAGTGGTTGAGCAGCGCGGGCGAGTGGTAGGCGGTCGCCACTTCGAGCGACGCCCGGCACGCCGCTGTGTCAGGGATCACGAGGTTCATGCCGTCACGATAACGATGTCCCCGCCCGGCTTGACCAGGTGATCTTATTCCGGACAGCATGTTCCGCCCCCTCGGTTCAGCCCGGAAGGATCTGGCGTGCGTCGCCTCGCTCTCCCCCTTGCTCTCCTGCTCGCCCTAGGAGGGCTCGTCAATCCCGCGAGCGCCGCCGCGAAGCGCACCGCCGAGTGCCAGGGCGACTGGCTGCCCGCCACGCCGACCGCGGCCGAGGTGATGAAGGGCGAGATCGCCTTCCTCGACCTGCCGCCCGTCAAGGTCGGCCAGGACGTCAACTGGCGCACCAATCCGTACAAGAACCGCTCGTGGGGCATGGTGTTCCACTCGCTGCGCTGGATGGGCCGGCTGGTGGCGGAGTACGAGAACAACGGCGAGGAGCGCTACCTCGCCAGGGCCGCCGAGATCGCTCACGACTGGGTCAAGGACAACCCGCGCGGCCGTCCCGCCAGCCCCTATGCCTGGGCCGAGCACCCCATCGCGCTGCGCGCGCCCGCGCTGGTCTGCCTGAGCAAGCACGTCGACGCCAAGTGGCTCAAGGACAGCCTGGCCGAGCACGCCAGGGTCCTCGGCGACGACCGCCTCTACGAGTGGGGCCACAACCACGGCATCGACCAGGACATCGCGCTGCTCGGCATCGGCTGCCGCCTGGGCGACAGGCGCTGGCAGGACCACGCGATCAAGCGCCTCACCAAGACCGTACGGCTCGACATCGACGCGCAGGGCGCGCTGATGGAGCAGGCCCCCCGCTACGCCATCTACGTCCACGACCGGCTGAAGGTCGCGATGAGCAACCTCAAGGACTGCGGCAGGAAGGTGCCGGGAGACATCTCCAAGCGCTGGTCGAAGCTGGGCGGCTTCATCATGCACTCCACCAACCCGGCCGGGTACATGGTGCCGATCGGCGACGGCGGCGCCGACCACGAGCCCTCCGGCTTCCCGAACCCCTCGGAGAAGGTGAAGGTCTTCAAGGCCGGCTACGTGTACGGCAGGACCGCATGGGGCAAGCCGGAGTCCGCCTTCTACTCGATCAGGTTCGGGCCCGGCACGAAGTACCACGGCCACGAGGACCACCTCGGCCTCACCTACTACGCCCACGGCAGGGACGTGCTGGTCGACGCCGGCTTCCACTCCTACGAGCCCACCCGCTACCGGTACTGGACCATGTCACCCGAGGCGCACAACGTGCCGACCGTCGTGGGTGCCCGCTTCAGGCCCAGGACCGCGACCAGGCTGGCCGGGACCGCCTACGACTCCGGCCGCCAGCGCTACCGGCTCACCGACAAGGCGCACGGCGTGAGCCGTACCAGGTCGGTGCTGGTCAACCACGACGAGGACGTGATGGCCGTCCTGGACGGCGCGGGCGGCGGCAAGAAGGTCAGGAACATCTGGCGCTTCGACTCCTCGCTCAAGCTCGTCTCCAACTCCGGCGGCAAGGTGGTGCTGGGCGACGGCAAGTTCAAGGTCAGCCTGGTGCAGCTGTCCGGTTGCGACCCGGTGGGCGGGCAGAAGGTGGAGCGTGGCGGCACGCTCGGGTGGGTGTCGCCGTCGTACATGGCCAGGAACCCGGCGACGACGGTCGTCTCGCCCGCGGCGAAGTCGCTGCTGACGGTGATCGTGCCGGGCACCGACCAGCCCAAGGTGTCGTGCGGGGGCGGCAAGGTCACCGTGCAGACCGCCGACGGCGCGGTCAGCTTCAAGGCCTCGATCTTCTGAGTCCCGGGCGGGGCCGCCTGGCGAAAGGGCCACCCCGCCGTACGGGCTAGAGCTCCCGGCCCGAGCGCAGCAGGCCGAAGGTGACGGCCTGCTCGAGGGCCTGCCAGCTGGCCTCGATGATGTTCTCGTCGACGCCCACCGTGGCCCACTCGCCGCTCTCGTCGCTCGAGGTGATGAGGACGCGGGTGATGGCGCCCGTGCCGTGGGAGCCCTCCAGGATGCGGACCTTGTAGTCGACCAGCTCGAGCCCGGCCAGCTCGGGGTAGAGCTTCTCCAGCGCCAGCCTGACCGCCCGGTCCAGGGCGTTGACCGGTCCGTTGCCCTCGCCCGTGGCGACGATGCGCTCGCCCTTGGCGTGGACCTTGACCGTGGCCTCGCTGACCACCTCGCCGCCCTTGGTGCGCTCCACGATCACGCGCCACGACTCGACCTCGAAGTGCCGCTTGCGCTCGCCGTGGACGGTGTCGCGCAGCAGCAGTTCGAAGGAGGCGTCGGCGGCCTCGAAGGTGTAGCCCTTCGACTCCAGGTCCTTCACCCTCGCCACGAGGGTCTTGGTGGACTCAGGGGTCAGCTCGTAGCCCAGCTCGCGGCCCTTGAGCTCGACGGAGGCGCGCCCCGCCATGTCGGAGACCAGCATGCGCATGTCGTTGCCGACCATCGCGGGATCGATGTGCTGGTAGAGGTTGGGGTCCACCTTGATGGCGCTGGCGTGCAGGCCCGCCTTGTGGGCGAAGGCGGAGGTGCCCACGTAGGGGGCGTGGGAGTTCGGGGTGACGTTGGTGACCTCGGTGATCGCGTGGGCGATGCGGGTCATGTCGGCGAGCGCCTCCGGCGGCACCAGGTCGAACCCGCGCTTCAGCTGGAGGTTGGCCACCACCGTGAAGAGGTTGGCGTTGCCCGAGCGCTCGCCGTAGCCGTTCGCGCAGCCCTGGACGTGCGTGGCGCCCGCCTTCACCGCCGCGAGGGTGTTGGCGACGGCGCAGCCGGTGTCGTCGTGGCAGTGGATGCCGACGCGCGCGCTGGTCTGCACGGCCGCGTGGACGACCTCCGCCAGCTCGTCGGGGAGCATGCCGCCGTTGGTGTCGCACAGGGCGATGACGTCCGCGCCCGCTTCCGCGGCGGTCAGCAGCACCTCCAGCGCGTAGGCTGGGTTGGACTTGTAACCGTCGAAGAAGTGCTCGGCGTCGAGGAAGACTCGCTGTCCCTCCGCACGAAGGTGAGAGACCGTATCGCGGATCATCGCGAGGTTCTCCTGGAGAGTCGTGCGGAGGGCCAGCTCCACGTGCCGGTCGTGACTCTTGGCGACAAGGGTCACGACCGGCGCGCCGGATTCGCGCAGAGCGGCCACCAGTGGGTCGTCGGCTGCCTTCACACCGGCCCGGCGGGTCGCGCCGAACGCGGCTAGCTGCGCGTGCTTCAGGTCGAGCTCTGTTCGAGCGCGCCTGAAGAACTCTGTGTCCTTGGGGTTGGCGCCCGGCCAGCCCCCCTCGATGAAGCCGACGCCCAGGCCGTCCAGGTGCCGCGCCACCGCGAGCTTGTCGGCGACGCTGAGGTTCAGGCCCTCCTGCTGCGCGCCGTCTCGCAGCGTGGTGTCGTAGACGTGGAATCGATCGTCGGCCATCGAGATCTCCTGAGAAAAAGTCTGTGGAAAAGCAAAAGACCCCTCACGGACGTGAGAGGTCTGCGCGCTGGCTATGTCCCTTGTCAGCCAGCGCGCCTGCCGATAATGAGCAGGTTGAAGTACATGATGCCTGTGAGTCTGCCACACGCATTCACCATCTGGCACATCGATCTCACATTTCGGGATGTCACACCGAGGTGCCCTGCTGCTCGATCGCCGAGATGTCCCTGATCGGCTGGCCGTCGAGCAGCAGCGTGGGCGTGCCGTCGATCCTGATTTTCGCGTTGTCCTCGAGGTGCTTGCCGGCGTGGCGCTGCGAGGTCACGCACTGCGCGAAGCCCGCGTCGGTGACCCCGGCGCTCCTGCCCGCGGCCACCAGTTCCTCGACCGTGTAGCCGGTGGCCTGGCCGTGCGGGGCGGGCTGCATGCCGTACAGCTTGTCGCGGAAGGCCAGCCAGTTGACCGACGGCACGCAGCGCGCGGCGGCCGCGGCCCTGATGGAGTTCGACCGGCTGGGCTCGTCTGTGAAGATCGTCACGGTGTGAAAGACGACGGCGAGCTTGCCCTCGTCGACCAGCTGCTCCAGACGCCGCCCCGAGGTGTCATGGAGCTCCTTGCAGAAGGGGCAGTCGAAGTCCTCGAACAGGTCGAGCACCGGCGCGTTAGCGCCCGGCCTGGCCAGCAGCATCGAGCCGTCGGCCTGCCGGACCAGCTTGACGTCCGGCAACGCGGTCCCCTTGGGGAGCCCCGCGATGATCAGCATTCCAGCGAGTACGGCAAGCGCCACGAAAGCGCCGACCATCTTGGACCGTCCTCGCCTCTCCACCGTCAACTCCACGTATGGCTCCGCCCATAAGATCCGCTTTCGACCGCGTGTCACCTTATCTGGTGGAGAGAATGTGCCCATGAAGGCCTCTTATCTCTCACCCGCCGTCGGGCAGTACATCCTGGCCCACTCGACGCAGCCCGACGACCTGCTCGACGAACTCGCCGCCGAGACGCAGCAGGTCGCGGGGTCGAACGCGGGGATGCTGATCTCCCCGGACCAGGGCCGCTTCCTCACCATGATCACCCAACTGGTCCGGCCCGAGCTGGCCGTCGAGGTCGGGACGTTCACCGGCTACTCGTCGCTGTGCATCGCGAGGGGGCTGTCGGGCGGACGCCTGCGCTGCTTCGACGTCAGCGAGGAGTGGACCTCCATCGCCAGGAAGTACTGGGAGAAGGCGGGGGTCGCCGCCCGGATCACGCTCACGCTGGGGCCGGCGACCGAGTCGCTGCGCGCCATGGAGGACCGGATCGCCCTGGCCTTCATCGACGCGGACAAGACCAACTACCCGGCGTACTACGAGCTGGTGATGGAGCGGCTGCGCCCGGGCGGAGTGGTGCTGGTGGACAACACGCTGTGGGACGGCTACGTCGCGGACCCGTCGTACGAGGACGACATGACCAGGACGATCAGGGAGTTCAACGACCTGGTGATGAACGACCCGAGAGTCACCTCGGTCATGCTCCCCATCGGCGACGGCCTGACGATGATTCGAAAGAACTAGCGAAAATTCTCCGCCGGATGGTTACCATGGGTGGCGCACCAAACACGTTGCGCTCTACCATCCGGAGGGAATGATAGTGGCATGGCCAAGGTTCTGGAGCGACCGATCACAGAGATGCCGACCATGCAGGAAAGCTACAAGCGCGCCTGTGAGCTGTTCCCCGGCTACCGCGTTGAGCTCGTCAACGGCCGGATCGTGGTGAACGACGTGCCCACTGGAGATCACAACGACATCATCTCGAACCTGCTGATGCAGATCATCAGCGTGGTAGCGGCCAATGGCTGGAAGCTATGGACCAACATCAAACTCTTCCTCGGCCCTCAAGCTGATCGCTACATCCCCGATCTGACCATCGTCCCTCGCAATCCGCGCATGTGGGGAGACGACGAGGTCTATGGCGACGACACTCATCTCGTCGTCGAAGTGGTCTCGCCCTCCAGCGGACACGACGACCACGCCATCAAGCCTCGCGAGTACGCCAGGGCGGGCGTCCCGCTGTACCTGCTGATCGACCCCGCGCAGGACCTCGCCGTCCTCTTCAGCCTCCCAGCCGAGAAGGGCTACCAGCAGAAGACGCAGGTCGACCTCGGCAAGGCCCTCGACCTCCCCGCCCCCTGGGACCTCTCCCTCGACACCGCCAAGCTCATCGAGTCCTGACCCCCGAAGGTCTTCCGCCTTCCCCGGCATCGTCATGGTCGGGAGAATGCGCGCTGTGCACATCATTCTGGAGACCGAGCGGCTGGTGCTGCGCCGCTTCACCGAGGACGACCTCGAGAACCTGGTCGAGCTCGACAACGACCCCGAGGTCATGCGCTACCTCAACGGCGGCGAGCCGGTGGCCCGCGAGCTGATCAGGGACGTCGCGCTGCCCCGGCTGCTGGCCTACTACGAGCGGCCCGACGGGTTCGGGTTCTGGGCGGCCGAGGAGAAGCTCACCGGTGAGTTCATCGGCTGGTTCCACTTCAGGCCGGGGAGGAACGCCCCTCCCGGCGAGCTCGAGCTGGGCTACCGGCTGCGGAAGGCGGCCTGGGGCAAGGGCTACGGCACCGAGGGCTCACGCGCGCTGATCGACAGGGGCTTCACCGAACAGGGCGTGGAGCGGGTGACGGCGGGCACGCTGGCGGCCAACACGGGGTCGAGGCGGGTCATGGAGAAGTCGGGGCTGAGGCACGTGCGGACGTACTTCGACGACTGGCCTGAGGGCATCGTGCGGTCACCGGAGGGCCTGGTCGAGTACGCGCTGACCAGGGCCGAGTGGGAGGCGGGCAGATCCGGCTTGGCGAGATGAGTCCATGTCCGTCTCACACGTCGAGCCGGAGCAGCGTCGGCCGGCTGTCCTGGGCGCGGCCTACCTGCTGCTCGGGACTGTGGCCGACGCCTGAGGACGTGGTAGCGGCTGACCAGTCCTTCGAGAGCCGCTGATCGGCACGTCGAGACCCGGGTGAGACGAGCACAGCCGCCGTGCCACTCGTGGGCGCAGGGCGCGAAGAACCCTCAGTGCAGGCCCTTTGCGCCCTGGCCGGCCGGCGTCAGGAGATCTTGTGGATCCAGCCGTGGGTGTCGGGGCGGGTGCCGTACTGGATGCCGAGCAGTTCCTCGCGGATCTTGAGGGTCACCGGGCCGGGGGTGCCGTCTCCGACGGTCCAGGCACGGTCGGCGCCCTTCACCGACCCCACGGGCGTCACGACCGCGGCCGTGCCGCAGGCGAAGACCTCGGTGAGCGCGCCCGACTCGCAGCCCTCCTGCCACTCCTCGATCGAGATGCGTCCCTCCTCGGCCTCCAGGCCCAGGTCGGCGGCCATGGAGAGGATGGAGTCGCGGGTGATGCCGGGCAGCAAGGTCCCGGTCAGCGCGGGGGTGACCAGCTTGTTGCCGAAGACGAAGAACAGGTTCATCCCGCCCATCTCCTCGACGTAGCGGTGCTCGTGCGAGTCGAGCCACACCACCTGGTCGCAGCCCTGCTCGACGGCCTCGCGCTGGGCGACGAAGGCGGCGGCGTAGTTGCCGCCGCACTTGGCCGCGCCGGTGCCGCCGGGGGCGGCGCGGGTGTACTCGGTGGACAGCCACACCGACACCGGCTTGACGCCGCCGGTGAAGTAGGAGGCGGCGGGCGAGGCGATGACCATGTACCTGTAGGACTTGGACGGGTAGTTCACGCCCAGCCCGACCTGCGTCGCGATGATGAAGGGCCGCAGGTAGAGGCTGTGCCCCTCGGTCGTGGGCACCCAGTCGCGGTCGGTCTGGGTGAGCAGTTCGAGGGACTCGACGAAGGTGTCCTCGGGCAGTTCGGGCATGGCCATGCGCAGACAGGAGGCGTTGAAGCGGGCCGCGTTCGCGTAGGGCCTGAACGTCACGATCGAACCGCCGGCCTGACGGTAGGCCTTCAGGCCCTCGAACAGCTCCTGTGCGTAGTGGAAGACGGAGGTCGCGGGGTCGAGGACCAACGGCCCGTACGGCTGCAGCCGCGCGTCGTGCCAGCCCTGGCCCTCGGTGTAGTCGATCGAGATCATGTGGTCGGTGAAGACCTGCCCGAACCCCGGGTTCGCCAGTACCTGCTCACGCTCTGCCGCAGTGCGAGCGTGGTCGGAGAGCTGCACATCGAAGCTGAGCTTCTGAGCGGTGGTCATGACGGAAATCCTTCTCTTTTCGCGAGATTTGCCCTGAGTCCATTTTGCGCTGGACCGGGTAA
This window of the Nonomuraea africana genome carries:
- a CDS encoding GNAT family N-acetyltransferase — translated: MHIILETERLVLRRFTEDDLENLVELDNDPEVMRYLNGGEPVARELIRDVALPRLLAYYERPDGFGFWAAEEKLTGEFIGWFHFRPGRNAPPGELELGYRLRKAAWGKGYGTEGSRALIDRGFTEQGVERVTAGTLAANTGSRRVMEKSGLRHVRTYFDDWPEGIVRSPEGLVEYALTRAEWEAGRSGLAR
- a CDS encoding branched-chain amino acid aminotransferase, with amino-acid sequence MTTAQKLSFDVQLSDHARTAAEREQVLANPGFGQVFTDHMISIDYTEGQGWHDARLQPYGPLVLDPATSVFHYAQELFEGLKAYRQAGGSIVTFRPYANAARFNASCLRMAMPELPEDTFVESLELLTQTDRDWVPTTEGHSLYLRPFIIATQVGLGVNYPSKSYRYMVIASPAASYFTGGVKPVSVWLSTEYTRAAPGGTGAAKCGGNYAAAFVAQREAVEQGCDQVVWLDSHEHRYVEEMGGMNLFFVFGNKLVTPALTGTLLPGITRDSILSMAADLGLEAEEGRISIEEWQEGCESGALTEVFACGTAAVVTPVGSVKGADRAWTVGDGTPGPVTLKIREELLGIQYGTRPDTHGWIHKIS